One Streptomyces sp. L2 genomic window carries:
- the eno gene encoding phosphopyruvate hydratase: protein MLVPSIDVVVAREILDSRGNPTVEVEVGLDDGSTGRAAVPSGASTGAFEAIELRDGDPNRYQGKGVENAVLAVMDQIGPELVGYDATEQRLIDQAMFDLDATDNKGALGANAILGVSLAVAHAASEASDLPLFRYLGGPNAHVLPVPMMNILNGGSHADSNVDIQEFMIAPIGAETFSEALRWGAEVYHTLKKVLKTKGLSTGLGDEGGFAPNLESNRAALDLILEAIKQAGYVPGEQIALALDVAASEFYKDGAYEFEGKSRSAAEMTEYYEELVAAYPLVSIEDPLFEDDWAGWKVITDKLGDKVQLVGDDLFVTNPERLARGIEEGSANALLVKVNQIGSLTETLDAVEMAQRNGFKCMMSHRSGETEDVTIADLAVATNCGQIKTGAPARSERVAKYNQLLRIEEILDDAAVYAGRSAFPRFRGSAEISKG, encoded by the coding sequence ATGCTCGTGCCGTCCATCGACGTCGTCGTAGCCCGGGAAATCCTGGACTCCCGAGGCAACCCCACGGTCGAGGTCGAGGTCGGCCTCGACGACGGCAGCACGGGTCGTGCCGCCGTCCCGTCCGGCGCCTCCACCGGTGCCTTCGAGGCCATCGAGCTGCGTGACGGCGACCCCAACCGCTACCAGGGCAAGGGCGTGGAGAACGCCGTCCTCGCCGTCATGGACCAGATCGGCCCGGAGCTCGTCGGCTACGACGCCACCGAGCAGCGCCTGATCGACCAGGCCATGTTCGACCTGGACGCCACCGACAACAAGGGCGCCCTCGGCGCCAACGCCATCCTCGGTGTCTCCCTCGCCGTCGCCCACGCCGCCTCCGAGGCGTCCGACCTGCCCCTCTTCCGCTACCTGGGCGGCCCGAACGCGCACGTGCTGCCGGTGCCGATGATGAACATCCTGAACGGCGGGTCGCACGCCGACTCCAACGTGGACATCCAGGAGTTCATGATCGCCCCGATCGGCGCGGAGACCTTCTCCGAGGCCCTGCGCTGGGGCGCCGAGGTCTACCACACCCTCAAGAAGGTGCTGAAGACCAAGGGCCTGTCCACCGGCCTCGGCGACGAGGGCGGCTTCGCCCCGAACCTGGAGTCCAACCGCGCCGCGCTCGACCTCATCCTCGAGGCCATCAAGCAGGCCGGCTACGTCCCCGGCGAGCAGATCGCGCTCGCGCTCGACGTCGCCGCGTCCGAGTTCTACAAGGACGGCGCCTACGAGTTCGAGGGCAAGTCCCGCTCGGCCGCCGAGATGACCGAGTACTACGAGGAGCTGGTCGCCGCCTACCCGCTCGTCTCCATCGAGGACCCGCTGTTCGAGGACGACTGGGCCGGCTGGAAGGTCATCACCGACAAGCTCGGTGACAAGGTCCAGCTCGTCGGCGACGACCTGTTCGTCACCAACCCCGAGCGCCTCGCCCGCGGCATCGAGGAGGGCTCCGCCAACGCCCTGCTCGTCAAGGTCAACCAGATCGGCTCGCTCACCGAGACCCTGGACGCCGTCGAGATGGCCCAGCGCAACGGCTTCAAGTGCATGATGTCCCACCGCTCCGGCGAGACCGAGGACGTCACCATCGCCGACCTGGCCGTCGCCACCAACTGCGGCCAGATCAAGACCGGCGCCCCGGCCCGCTCCGAGCGCGTCGCCAAGTACAACCAGCTGCTGCGCATCGAGGAGATCCTCGACGACGCCGCGGTGTACGCGGGCCGCAGCGCGTTCCCGCGCTTCCGCGGCAGCGCGGAGATCTCCAAGGGCTGA
- a CDS encoding Ppx/GppA phosphatase family protein — MTRVAAVDCGTNSIRLLVADANPETGELVDLDRRMTIVRLGQGVDRTGRLAPEALERTFAACREYARIIKEHGAERLRFVATSASRDAENRDDFVRGVLDILGVEPEVITGDQEAEFSFTGATKELTGRTDLATPYLVVDIGGGSTEFVVGDEHVRAARSVDVGCVRMTERHLVHEGAVTDPPTEEQIAAMKADIEAALDLAERTVPLREARTLVGLAGSVTTVSAIAQDLPEYDSERIHHSRVSRDRVREITDWLLRSTHAERSAVPSMHPGRVDVIGAGALVLLTIMERTGAEEVVVSEHDILDGIAWSVARQTP, encoded by the coding sequence GTGACCCGGGTCGCCGCCGTCGACTGCGGTACGAACTCCATCCGGCTCCTCGTCGCCGACGCCAACCCGGAGACGGGCGAACTCGTCGACCTGGACCGGCGCATGACGATCGTGCGGCTCGGCCAGGGCGTCGACCGCACCGGGCGGCTCGCCCCCGAGGCCCTGGAGCGCACCTTCGCCGCCTGCCGCGAGTACGCGCGGATCATCAAGGAGCACGGCGCCGAACGCCTCCGCTTCGTCGCCACCTCCGCCTCCCGCGACGCCGAGAACCGGGACGACTTCGTGCGCGGGGTCCTCGACATCCTCGGCGTCGAGCCCGAGGTCATCACCGGCGACCAGGAGGCCGAGTTCTCCTTCACCGGCGCCACCAAGGAACTCACCGGCCGCACCGACCTGGCCACGCCCTACCTGGTCGTCGACATCGGCGGCGGCTCCACCGAGTTCGTCGTCGGCGACGAGCACGTGCGCGCCGCCCGCTCCGTGGACGTCGGCTGCGTCCGCATGACCGAACGGCACCTCGTGCACGAGGGCGCCGTGACCGACCCGCCCACCGAGGAGCAGATCGCCGCCATGAAGGCGGACATCGAGGCCGCCCTCGACCTCGCCGAGCGGACCGTCCCGCTGCGCGAGGCCCGCACCCTGGTCGGCCTGGCCGGCTCGGTCACCACGGTCTCCGCGATCGCCCAGGACCTCCCCGAGTACGACTCCGAGCGCATCCACCACTCCCGCGTCTCCCGCGACCGCGTCCGCGAGATCACCGACTGGCTCCTGCGCTCCACCCACGCCGAGCGTTCCGCCGTCCCGTCCATGCACCCGGGCCGGGTCGACGTCATCGGCGCGGGCGCCCTGGTCCTGCTGACCATCATGGAACGCACCGGCGCCGAAGAGGTCGTCGTCAGCGAACACGACATCCTGGACGGCATCGCCTGGTCCGTGGCCCGGCAGACGCCCTGA
- a CDS encoding DUF501 domain-containing protein has product MDTPPPPTGRTEPTDADVAAFQQQLGRPPRGLRAIAHRCPCGQPDVVETAPRLPDGTPFPTTYYLTCPRAASAIGTLEANGVMKEMTERLQSDPELAAAYRAAHEDYIRRRDEIEVLAGFPSAGGMPDRVKCLHVLVAHSLAAGPGVNPLGDEAIAMLPEWWAKGACVTLPEDDRKETDR; this is encoded by the coding sequence ATGGACACCCCTCCGCCGCCCACCGGGCGCACCGAACCGACCGACGCGGACGTCGCGGCCTTCCAGCAGCAGCTCGGCCGTCCGCCACGGGGCCTCAGGGCGATCGCCCACCGCTGCCCCTGCGGCCAACCGGACGTCGTCGAGACGGCGCCCCGCCTGCCCGACGGCACGCCGTTCCCGACGACGTACTACCTGACCTGCCCGCGCGCCGCCTCGGCCATCGGCACGCTGGAGGCGAACGGGGTCATGAAGGAGATGACGGAACGGCTCCAGAGCGACCCGGAGCTGGCCGCCGCCTACCGCGCCGCGCACGAGGACTACATCCGGCGCCGGGACGAGATCGAGGTGCTGGCCGGCTTCCCGAGCGCGGGCGGCATGCCCGACCGGGTGAAGTGCCTGCACGTCCTGGTGGCCCACTCGCTGGCCGCCGGGCCGGGCGTGAACCCGCTCGGCGACGAGGCGATCGCGATGCTGCCCGAGTGGTGGGCGAAGGGCGCTTGCGTGACGCTCCCCGAGGACGACCGGAAGGAGACCGACCGGTGA
- a CDS encoding septum formation initiator family protein codes for MPTKDRDRFSTATRLRVLGEQTAARVYRSQTKRQARRSRLTGRAALLALVLCSMIVALAYPMRQYVSQRAEIADVQKQQDQARERVEQLRDLKARWQDDAYAEQQIRKRLHYVRPGETGYTVAGQGAAQQSRTDLRAARRPWYANVWDGVDRSDASDR; via the coding sequence ATGCCCACCAAGGACCGGGACCGTTTCTCCACCGCGACCAGGCTGCGGGTGCTCGGCGAGCAGACGGCGGCCCGGGTCTACCGCTCCCAGACCAAGCGGCAGGCCCGGCGCTCCCGGCTCACCGGCCGCGCGGCTCTGCTCGCCCTGGTGCTCTGCTCGATGATCGTCGCCCTGGCCTATCCGATGCGGCAGTACGTCTCCCAGCGCGCCGAGATCGCCGACGTGCAGAAGCAGCAGGACCAGGCCCGGGAACGCGTCGAGCAGCTGCGCGACCTCAAGGCCCGCTGGCAGGACGACGCCTACGCCGAGCAGCAGATCCGCAAGCGGCTGCACTACGTGCGGCCCGGGGAGACCGGGTACACGGTCGCCGGCCAGGGCGCGGCCCAGCAGTCCCGCACCGACCTCAGGGCCGCCCGCCGGCCCTGGTACGCGAACGTCTGGGACGGGGTCGACCGGTCCGACGCCTCCGACCGGTGA